One window of the Posidoniimonas polymericola genome contains the following:
- a CDS encoding class I SAM-dependent methyltransferase, with protein sequence MPKHTLLPLLLAVCRLTSTAHAADEYLGRTIARTMHYTGAPWLVRDSREREEEPEKLVAALGLEPGQQVCDLGCGNGFYALKMAEKILRGGVVWAVDIQPEMLDLLRERAEARQVTNVKPVLGDGDDPKLPAGQIDLLLLVDVYHEIYEPAAMLTKIHASLAARGRVALVEFRAEDPNVPIKPLHKMTQAQCVKEFRANNFKLVGQYDKLPWQHVLFFAREDSPLDAEKLKPWTASE encoded by the coding sequence ATGCCGAAACACACTCTGTTGCCGCTGCTGCTCGCAGTTTGCCGTCTGACGTCCACCGCCCACGCCGCCGACGAGTACCTCGGCCGCACCATCGCCCGGACGATGCACTACACCGGTGCGCCGTGGCTGGTGCGGGACTCGCGGGAACGGGAGGAAGAGCCGGAAAAGCTGGTCGCCGCGCTCGGCCTAGAACCGGGCCAGCAGGTGTGCGACCTCGGCTGCGGCAATGGGTTCTACGCGCTGAAGATGGCCGAGAAGATCCTGCGCGGCGGGGTGGTGTGGGCGGTCGATATCCAACCGGAGATGCTCGACCTCTTGCGCGAGCGGGCCGAGGCGCGGCAGGTGACAAACGTGAAGCCGGTCCTCGGCGACGGCGACGACCCCAAGCTGCCGGCCGGCCAGATCGACCTGCTGCTGTTGGTGGACGTCTACCACGAGATCTACGAGCCCGCAGCCATGCTGACAAAGATCCACGCGTCGCTCGCCGCGCGCGGCCGGGTGGCCCTGGTCGAGTTCCGCGCCGAAGACCCGAATGTGCCGATCAAGCCGCTGCACAAGATGACGCAGGCCCAGTGCGTCAAGGAGTTCAGGGCCAATAACTTCAAGCTGGTCGGCCAGTACGACAAGCTGCCGTGGCAGCACGTGCTGTTCTTCGCGAGGGAGGACTCGCCGCTAGACGCAGAGAAGCTGAAACCGTGGACGGCGTCGGAGTAG
- a CDS encoding MOSC domain-containing protein has product MAAETSPRHLSRQELEGLLPDVTASPRAVGALQAIFVRPAENERRSVDHAELSQETGIVGDRWLTNHWQQLPNGASDPDTQVSIMNARILRAISGGDHEAMGLAGDNLIVDFDLSEDHLPAGSRLRIGGEVEIQISATPHTGCKKFVQRYGVEAQRFVNGDEGKRHHLRGLLGMIVSPGTIRVGDRVEKVA; this is encoded by the coding sequence ATGGCAGCCGAAACGTCGCCCCGCCACCTCAGCCGACAGGAACTGGAAGGGCTTTTGCCCGACGTCACGGCCTCGCCGCGTGCTGTCGGCGCCCTGCAGGCGATCTTCGTCCGCCCCGCCGAGAACGAACGCCGCTCCGTTGACCATGCCGAGCTCTCTCAAGAAACCGGCATCGTAGGCGACCGCTGGCTCACTAACCACTGGCAGCAACTCCCCAACGGCGCCTCCGACCCCGACACGCAGGTGTCGATCATGAACGCCCGCATCCTCCGCGCGATCTCCGGCGGCGACCACGAGGCGATGGGCCTGGCGGGCGATAACCTGATCGTGGACTTTGACCTGAGCGAGGACCACCTGCCCGCCGGCAGCCGCCTCAGGATCGGCGGGGAGGTCGAGATCCAAATCAGCGCCACCCCGCACACCGGCTGCAAGAAGTTCGTCCAGCGCTACGGCGTCGAGGCCCAACGGTTCGTGAACGGCGATGAGGGCAAACGCCATCACCTGCGGGGTCTGCTGGGCATGATCGTGTCGCCTGGAACCATCCGCGTAGGCGACCGCGTCGAAAAAGTCGCTTAG
- a CDS encoding DUF4304 domain-containing protein has product MATNPLTKLTQKAFNDACRDFTVALKERGFSKTKTRMWVRINKQTIDVVTLFREGSSYGAPSGGTLDIRLNSAIRSPAETTDYLALNGPQSDVARTRSGKYHLRFRVESRHMYERCMTDLIRFVDSECEPWFIEMQHSEATLDKDGLCDPSVETQKVLGLRLG; this is encoded by the coding sequence ATGGCAACAAACCCTCTAACCAAGCTCACGCAGAAAGCATTTAACGATGCGTGTCGAGATTTCACTGTGGCGTTGAAAGAACGCGGATTCTCAAAGACAAAAACCCGCATGTGGGTTCGCATCAACAAGCAAACGATCGACGTAGTCACTCTGTTCCGCGAAGGCAGTTCCTATGGCGCTCCGAGTGGCGGCACGCTCGATATCCGCTTGAATTCGGCAATTCGCTCGCCGGCTGAAACGACCGACTATCTCGCTCTGAATGGGCCACAATCAGATGTCGCTCGAACACGCAGTGGAAAGTATCATCTTCGCTTCCGAGTCGAATCCCGCCACATGTATGAGCGATGCATGACTGACCTGATCCGATTCGTCGACTCGGAGTGTGAGCCTTGGTTCATTGAGATGCAACATTCTGAGGCGACATTGGACAAAGATGGCCTTTGTGATCCCAGTGTCGAGACGCAAAAAGTACTAGGCCTAAGGCTGGGCTAG
- the uvrA gene encoding excinuclease ABC subunit UvrA, with translation MPASDIIIRGAREHNLRDVDVRLPRNQLICLTGVSGSGKSSLAFDTLFAEGQRRYVESLSTFARQFLGQMPKPDVDHISGLSPSISISQKSSGNNPRSTVGTITEIYDFLRVLYARVGTGHCPSCSKPIAAQTREEIIGRIMLLENKTRFAVLAPMARRQKGEFRDLFEDLQKRGFVRARVDGEVVQLSDAPALDRQMRHNIEVVVDRLVAGPSVRGRLGEAVDSALKLGKGDLIIAVDQGDDDAPAKPAAKRKRAGKTQSAAVQGDIAISAHFACTDCGLSFDQPTPQLFSFNSPQGMCETCDGIGEFFSFDPQRLVPDPEKSFAKGAIELVGTWKDLGRWKRHIYQGVADTMERLLEIEEGTLLETPWGELTEDQQNLWLWGTGEEHITYTWRAGKSSQKYGGEFDGVIPQLLDKYSSSKSKAQIAKYEQYMRIIECPDCNGARLNPQACAVTLETADKHFAEKPKRSLPELCQLPISDAQRFFSELNQTDAQAYIAEEVLKEIRGRLGFLANVGLEYLSLDRTAPTLSGGESQRIRLAGQIGCGLVGVLYILDEPSIGLHPRDNDRLLGTLRQLRDMGNTVVVVEHDEDTMRAADLLIDFGPGPGVRGGEVVAVGDWEKVAKSEKSQTGAFLGGRRKIEVPKQRRISSDEIESPSPAGGARSSRELRGGGKSSTKGDPSCNGEPDSQGAPTPALPQGGREYLRVRGARHNNLKNIDVEIPLGAFVCITGASGSGKSSLVNDILMEALRRDLMNGKGDPGEHDAIEGIEHLDKVISIDQSPIGRTPRSNPGTYIKVFDDIRNLFAQLPESKRRGYKPGRFSFNVASGRCQACEGNGSNKLEMDFLADVWVTCPVCNGHRFNRETLQVEYKGASIADVLEMDLQQALAHFDAIPQISHKLQTLHDVGLDYLKVGQPSPTLSGGEAQRIKLARELVKKSTGKTLYMLDEPTTGLHFADIEMLLKVLHNFVELGNTVVVIEHNLDVIKTADWVIDIGPDGGAGGGRIVAAGTPEQIVADFEASGKNNKSPSPAGGGARGGGSNRVPASPPPLTPPPLGEGDFVSPTAKALAPLLNGGHASTAKKQARKAVKQAKYIEVRGARQHNLRGVDLKIPREEMTVFCGPSGSGKSSLAMDTIYAEGQRRYVESLSSYARQFVGQMQKPALDHIEGLSPAIAIEQRSTGHTPRSTVGTVTEIYDYLRVLYARLAQLYCPECDLPVGTQTSDQIVDKLLTEPEGTKLFLLAPVEVGVGESYADMWKKLQEEGYLRVRIDGKITELEKAPKIDRRKHHDVAVVVDRLSIQQKSRARIAEAVEGALSIGHGVLQVVYPDDKQPETRWQTRTHSQHLACEGCGRSFTPLTPHNFSFNSSLGWCQSCEGLGTQTGADPAALLRDADLTLERGALLVWPDVSNELSMAMLQALSHHTGVPIDTPYDRLSAKQRRVVLYGTGEEWIDVALPQGGSGLSFQFKGLYPALEEASRLSVRLRTQLEHLVAEIECSDCGGSRLRDDASAAQFRSLTIEQICRLPLGELLEEIQAWNLDARETKIAGELVREIANRLTFLVEVGLEYLTVGRGAPTLSGGESQRIRLASQVGSGLVGVLYVLDEPTIGLHPRDNTRLIGALHKLRDLGNTLLIVEHDKEVVESADGLVDFGPAAGRFGGEIVAQGSPEAVSKKRKSVTGPYLSGKKNIAIPSNRRIDAAAEGGKRNAAKQGGTEGSDSPLPLPPSPFLQILGARHNNLKHVDAQIPLGAFVAVTGVSGSGKSSLINEILYNQLARTLHRAGTVAGAHDDIRGVEHINKVIRVDQTPLGNSPSSNPATYTGAFDLIRQLFAQLPDAKLRGYSARQFSFNVAGGRCDACDGAGEVCVEMHFLPDVWIKCETCNGHRYNPDTLAVKYRGRSIADVLELSCGEALELFDNIPKVRRVLQTLCDVGLDYVTLGQSAPTLSGGEAQRVKLAAELARPDTGQTLYLLDEPTTGLHFDDLAKLLDVLNRLVDLGNTVLVIEHNLDVIKTADWIIDVGPEAGKHGGRIVAAGTPEMVVASHQASAASSKSPSPEGGARSSKELKGGGEAGTGPEPPPLTPPPAGEGDSLHSHTAEALAPVLAAGPYKKRKAFNQAAFDKEKLGDVDLDEFGQDVAMPWEEDGQAWHCENRVSQAGDPVMWDGEILRRVESYIQDLGDELGIEWSPTNWNHRSIVEVTGEKKTAGWFLHALTSHRWLLNLKFRTAKKTFQRDQLTVDLDLKSLNEIDEIPAYGNGPRVKCKNLRGPWQEVQVHVHSFEEIDTPAFWGFVKRAAEGFKAFTERSSADPDAIMPWKVMGQKWHLARKGFPPGKKPKWSTELLEEVFEMLEEATPKGQFLWNNKVLVHRMAGDRPDPWATVVTKRLANVELALNGPKGAFQLGRVTDLGVEQELTTDHDERDTVRLRFVEPDDLQRGDLEGFLREHLEACQRA, from the coding sequence ATGCCCGCCTCTGACATCATTATCCGCGGCGCCCGCGAACACAACCTTCGCGACGTCGACGTCCGCCTGCCACGCAACCAGCTGATCTGCCTGACCGGCGTGTCCGGCAGCGGCAAGAGCTCGCTGGCCTTCGACACGCTGTTCGCCGAGGGCCAGCGGCGGTACGTCGAGAGCCTGTCGACCTTTGCGCGGCAGTTCCTGGGCCAGATGCCCAAGCCGGACGTCGACCACATCAGCGGCCTGAGCCCGTCGATCTCGATCTCGCAGAAATCGTCGGGCAACAACCCGCGGTCGACCGTCGGCACCATCACCGAGATCTACGACTTCCTGCGGGTGCTGTACGCGCGGGTCGGCACGGGCCACTGCCCGTCGTGCAGCAAGCCGATCGCCGCGCAGACGCGGGAAGAGATTATCGGCCGCATCATGCTGCTGGAGAACAAGACCCGCTTCGCGGTGCTGGCGCCTATGGCGCGGCGGCAGAAGGGCGAGTTCCGCGACCTGTTCGAGGACCTGCAGAAGCGCGGCTTCGTCCGCGCCCGGGTCGACGGCGAGGTGGTCCAGCTCTCCGACGCGCCGGCCCTCGACCGGCAGATGCGGCACAACATCGAGGTGGTGGTCGACCGGCTGGTGGCCGGTCCCTCGGTCCGCGGCCGGCTGGGCGAGGCGGTCGACTCCGCGCTCAAGCTCGGCAAGGGCGACCTGATCATCGCCGTCGACCAAGGCGACGACGACGCGCCCGCCAAGCCGGCGGCCAAACGAAAACGCGCCGGCAAGACGCAGTCGGCCGCCGTGCAGGGCGACATCGCCATCAGCGCCCACTTCGCCTGCACCGACTGCGGACTCAGCTTCGACCAGCCGACCCCGCAGCTGTTCAGCTTCAACAGCCCGCAGGGCATGTGCGAGACCTGCGACGGCATCGGCGAGTTCTTCTCGTTCGACCCCCAGCGGCTCGTGCCCGACCCAGAGAAGTCGTTCGCCAAGGGGGCGATCGAGCTGGTCGGCACGTGGAAGGACCTCGGCCGCTGGAAACGCCACATCTACCAAGGCGTCGCGGACACGATGGAGCGGCTGCTCGAGATCGAAGAAGGGACCCTGCTCGAGACCCCCTGGGGCGAGCTCACCGAAGATCAGCAGAACCTCTGGCTGTGGGGCACGGGCGAGGAGCACATCACCTACACCTGGCGGGCGGGCAAGTCGTCGCAGAAGTACGGCGGCGAGTTCGACGGCGTCATCCCCCAGCTGCTCGACAAGTACAGCTCGAGCAAGAGTAAGGCGCAGATCGCCAAGTACGAGCAGTACATGCGGATCATCGAGTGCCCCGACTGCAACGGCGCGCGGCTCAACCCGCAGGCGTGCGCCGTCACCCTCGAGACGGCCGACAAACACTTCGCCGAGAAGCCGAAGCGGAGCCTGCCGGAACTCTGTCAACTGCCCATCAGCGACGCCCAGCGGTTCTTCAGCGAGCTCAACCAGACCGACGCCCAGGCGTACATCGCCGAGGAGGTGCTCAAGGAGATCCGCGGCCGCTTGGGCTTCCTGGCCAACGTCGGCCTGGAGTACCTGTCGCTCGACCGCACGGCGCCGACCCTGTCGGGCGGCGAGTCGCAGCGGATCCGGCTGGCCGGTCAGATCGGCTGCGGCCTGGTCGGCGTGCTGTACATCCTCGACGAGCCGTCGATCGGCCTGCACCCCCGGGACAACGACCGCCTGCTCGGCACCCTCCGCCAGCTCCGCGACATGGGCAACACGGTGGTGGTCGTCGAGCACGACGAGGACACCATGCGGGCGGCGGACCTGCTGATCGACTTCGGCCCCGGCCCCGGTGTGCGCGGCGGCGAGGTCGTGGCGGTGGGCGACTGGGAGAAGGTCGCCAAGTCCGAAAAGAGCCAGACCGGCGCGTTCCTCGGCGGGCGGCGGAAGATCGAGGTGCCGAAGCAACGGCGGATCAGCTCCGACGAAATCGAATCCCCCTCCCCGGCAGGGGGAGCCCGTTCTTCCAGGGAACTGAGGGGAGGCGGTAAATCGTCCACCAAGGGCGACCCTTCCTGTAATGGCGAGCCGGACTCGCAGGGCGCCCCCACCCCGGCCCTCCCCCAAGGGGGGAGGGAGTATTTGCGTGTCCGCGGCGCGCGGCACAACAACCTCAAGAACATCGATGTCGAGATCCCGCTCGGCGCGTTTGTCTGCATCACCGGCGCTTCGGGCTCGGGCAAGAGCTCGCTGGTCAACGACATCCTCATGGAGGCCCTCCGCCGCGACCTGATGAACGGCAAGGGCGACCCCGGCGAGCACGACGCGATCGAGGGGATCGAGCACCTCGACAAGGTGATCTCGATCGACCAGTCGCCGATCGGCCGCACGCCGCGCTCGAACCCGGGCACCTACATCAAGGTGTTCGACGACATCCGCAACCTGTTCGCGCAGCTCCCCGAGTCGAAGCGCCGCGGCTACAAGCCGGGCCGCTTCAGCTTCAACGTCGCGTCGGGCCGCTGCCAGGCGTGCGAGGGGAACGGCAGCAACAAGCTCGAGATGGACTTCCTGGCGGACGTCTGGGTCACGTGCCCGGTGTGCAACGGCCACCGCTTCAACCGAGAGACCCTGCAGGTCGAGTACAAGGGCGCCAGCATCGCCGATGTGCTGGAGATGGACCTGCAGCAGGCCCTCGCCCACTTCGACGCCATCCCGCAGATCAGCCACAAGCTGCAGACCCTGCACGACGTCGGCCTCGACTACCTGAAGGTCGGCCAGCCCTCGCCGACGCTGTCCGGCGGCGAGGCCCAGCGGATCAAGCTGGCCCGCGAGCTGGTCAAAAAGTCGACCGGCAAGACGCTCTACATGCTCGACGAGCCGACCACCGGCCTGCACTTCGCCGACATCGAGATGCTGCTGAAGGTGCTGCACAACTTTGTCGAACTCGGCAACACCGTGGTGGTGATCGAGCACAACCTGGACGTCATCAAGACCGCCGACTGGGTCATCGACATCGGACCCGACGGCGGCGCCGGCGGCGGCCGGATCGTGGCGGCGGGCACGCCCGAGCAAATCGTCGCTGACTTCGAGGCAAGCGGCAAGAACAACAAATCCCCCTCCCCGGCAGGGGGAGGGGCTAGGGGAGGGGGTTCGAACCGTGTACCCGCTTCACCCCCTCCCCTAACCCCTCCCCCCTTGGGGGAGGGGGATTTTGTGTCCCCCACCGCCAAGGCGTTGGCCCCGCTGCTGAACGGCGGCCACGCGTCCACAGCCAAGAAGCAGGCCCGCAAGGCGGTCAAGCAGGCCAAGTACATCGAGGTCCGCGGCGCGCGGCAGCACAACCTACGCGGCGTCGACCTGAAGATCCCGCGGGAGGAGATGACCGTGTTCTGCGGCCCCTCGGGCAGCGGCAAGAGCAGCTTGGCGATGGACACCATCTACGCCGAGGGCCAGCGGCGGTACGTCGAGAGCCTGTCGAGCTACGCGCGGCAGTTCGTCGGCCAGATGCAGAAGCCGGCGCTCGATCACATCGAGGGCCTGTCGCCGGCGATCGCGATCGAGCAGCGGAGCACTGGCCACACCCCGCGCTCGACCGTCGGCACCGTCACCGAGATCTACGACTACCTGCGGGTGCTGTACGCGCGGCTGGCGCAGCTCTACTGCCCCGAGTGCGACCTGCCGGTCGGCACGCAGACCTCCGACCAGATTGTCGACAAGCTGCTGACCGAACCGGAGGGGACCAAGCTGTTCCTGCTGGCCCCGGTCGAGGTCGGCGTCGGCGAGTCGTACGCGGACATGTGGAAGAAGCTGCAGGAAGAAGGCTACCTGCGGGTCCGCATCGACGGCAAGATCACGGAGCTCGAGAAGGCGCCCAAGATCGACCGCCGCAAGCACCACGACGTCGCGGTGGTGGTCGACCGGCTCAGCATCCAGCAGAAGTCCCGCGCACGCATCGCCGAGGCGGTCGAGGGAGCGCTGAGCATCGGCCACGGCGTGCTGCAGGTGGTCTACCCCGACGATAAGCAGCCCGAAACACGCTGGCAGACCCGCACGCATAGCCAGCACCTGGCGTGCGAGGGCTGCGGCCGCAGCTTCACGCCGCTCACGCCGCACAACTTCTCGTTCAACAGCTCGCTGGGCTGGTGCCAGTCGTGCGAGGGCCTCGGCACCCAGACCGGCGCCGACCCGGCCGCCCTGCTCCGCGACGCCGACCTGACCCTCGAACGCGGCGCGCTGCTGGTCTGGCCCGACGTCTCGAACGAGTTGTCGATGGCCATGCTGCAGGCGCTCAGCCACCACACCGGCGTGCCGATCGACACCCCGTACGACCGACTAAGCGCCAAGCAGCGGCGTGTGGTGCTGTACGGGACCGGCGAGGAGTGGATTGACGTCGCCCTCCCGCAAGGGGGGAGCGGGTTGTCCTTCCAATTCAAGGGCCTGTACCCGGCGCTCGAAGAAGCGTCGCGTCTGTCGGTCCGGCTGCGGACGCAGCTCGAGCACCTGGTCGCCGAGATCGAGTGCAGCGACTGCGGCGGCAGCCGCCTCCGCGACGACGCCTCGGCCGCGCAGTTCCGCTCGCTCACCATCGAACAAATCTGCCGCCTGCCGCTCGGCGAGCTGCTCGAGGAAATCCAGGCCTGGAACCTCGACGCCCGCGAGACCAAGATCGCCGGCGAGCTGGTCCGCGAGATCGCCAACCGGCTGACGTTCTTGGTGGAGGTCGGCCTCGAGTACCTGACGGTCGGCCGCGGCGCGCCGACGCTCTCCGGCGGCGAGTCGCAGCGGATCCGGCTGGCGAGCCAGGTCGGCAGCGGGCTGGTCGGCGTGCTGTACGTGCTCGACGAGCCGACCATCGGCCTGCACCCGCGGGACAACACGCGGCTGATCGGCGCGCTGCACAAACTGCGCGACCTCGGCAACACCCTGCTGATCGTCGAGCACGACAAGGAGGTGGTCGAGAGCGCCGACGGCCTGGTCGACTTCGGCCCCGCCGCCGGCCGCTTCGGCGGCGAGATCGTCGCCCAGGGGTCGCCCGAAGCGGTCAGCAAGAAGCGCAAGAGCGTCACCGGCCCGTACCTGAGCGGTAAGAAGAACATTGCCATCCCGTCCAACCGGCGGATCGACGCCGCGGCGGAAGGCGGGAAGCGGAATGCGGCCAAGCAGGGCGGGACCGAAGGCAGCGATTCCCCCCTCCCTCTGCCCCCCTCCCCCTTCCTGCAGATCCTCGGCGCCCGGCACAACAACCTCAAGCACGTCGACGCCCAGATCCCGCTGGGCGCGTTTGTCGCCGTGACCGGTGTGTCGGGCTCGGGCAAGAGCTCGCTGATCAACGAGATCCTCTACAACCAGCTCGCCCGCACGCTGCACCGCGCGGGCACGGTGGCCGGCGCCCACGACGACATCCGCGGCGTAGAGCACATCAACAAGGTGATCCGCGTCGACCAGACGCCGCTGGGCAACTCGCCTTCGTCGAACCCGGCGACCTACACCGGCGCGTTCGACCTGATCCGCCAGCTGTTCGCCCAGCTGCCCGACGCCAAGCTGCGTGGGTACTCGGCGCGGCAGTTCAGCTTCAACGTTGCCGGCGGCCGCTGCGACGCCTGCGACGGCGCCGGCGAGGTGTGCGTCGAGATGCACTTCCTGCCAGACGTGTGGATCAAGTGCGAGACCTGCAACGGCCACCGCTACAACCCCGACACGCTGGCCGTGAAGTACCGCGGCCGCAGCATCGCCGACGTGCTCGAGTTGTCCTGCGGCGAGGCCCTCGAGCTGTTCGACAACATCCCCAAGGTCCGCCGCGTGCTGCAGACCCTGTGCGACGTCGGCCTCGACTACGTCACGCTCGGCCAGAGCGCCCCGACGCTCTCCGGCGGCGAGGCCCAGCGCGTCAAGCTGGCCGCCGAGCTCGCCCGGCCCGACACCGGGCAGACACTGTACCTGTTGGACGAGCCGACCACCGGCCTGCACTTCGACGACCTCGCCAAGCTGCTCGACGTGCTGAACCGGCTGGTCGACCTGGGCAACACCGTGCTGGTCATCGAGCACAACCTCGACGTCATCAAGACCGCCGACTGGATCATCGACGTCGGCCCCGAGGCGGGCAAGCACGGCGGCCGGATCGTCGCGGCCGGCACGCCGGAGATGGTCGTGGCCAGTCATCAGGCGAGCGCAGCGAGCTCCAAATCTCCCTCCCCCGAGGGGGGAGCCCGTTCTTCTAAGGAACTGAAGGGAGGGGGCGAAGCGGGTACCGGGCCAGAACCCCCTCCCCTAACCCCTCCCCCTGCCGGGGAGGGGGATTCTCTGCACTCGCACACCGCCGAGGCCCTCGCCCCGGTGCTCGCGGCTGGCCCTTACAAGAAACGCAAGGCGTTCAACCAGGCCGCGTTCGACAAAGAGAAGTTGGGCGATGTCGACCTCGACGAGTTTGGGCAGGACGTCGCGATGCCGTGGGAGGAGGACGGCCAGGCGTGGCACTGCGAGAACCGCGTCTCCCAGGCCGGCGACCCCGTCATGTGGGACGGCGAGATCCTCCGCCGGGTCGAGAGCTACATCCAGGACCTCGGCGACGAGCTCGGCATCGAGTGGTCGCCGACCAACTGGAACCACCGCTCGATCGTCGAGGTCACTGGCGAGAAGAAGACCGCCGGCTGGTTCCTGCACGCGTTGACCTCGCACCGCTGGCTGCTCAACCTCAAGTTCCGCACCGCCAAGAAGACCTTCCAGCGCGACCAGCTCACGGTCGACCTCGACCTGAAATCGCTCAACGAGATCGACGAGATCCCCGCCTACGGCAACGGCCCGCGGGTCAAGTGCAAGAACCTCCGCGGCCCCTGGCAGGAGGTGCAGGTCCACGTGCACAGCTTCGAAGAAATCGACACGCCCGCCTTCTGGGGGTTTGTCAAACGAGCGGCCGAGGGCTTCAAGGCGTTCACCGAGCGGAGCTCCGCCGACCCCGACGCCATCATGCCGTGGAAGGTGATGGGCCAGAAGTGGCACCTCGCCCGCAAGGGCTTCCCGCCGGGCAAGAAGCCGAAGTGGTCGACCGAGCTGCTGGAGGAGGTCTTCGAGATGCTCGAGGAGGCGACCCCCAAGGGGCAGTTCCTGTGGAACAACAAGGTGCTGGTGCACCGCATGGCCGGCGACCGCCCCGACCCGTGGGCGACCGTGGTCACCAAGCGGCTGGCCAACGTCGAGCTCGCGCTCAATGGCCCCAAGGGCGCGTTCCAGCTGGGCAGGGTCACCGACCTCGGCGTCGAGCAAGAACTAACCACCGACCACGACGAACGCGATACGGTGCGCCTCCGCTTCGTCGAGCCAGACGACCTGCAGCGCGGCGACCTCGAGGGCTTCTTGCGCGAGCACCTTGAGGCGTGCCAACGGGCTTAG
- a CDS encoding GDSL-type esterase/lipase family protein: protein MRSFTICQVALMLMTCCLHAATVLAQPAQGTKPQTDRWAAAMEEFALQDERSPYPEGGVVLTGSSSARLWGVEQAFPELDPPILNRGFGGSTYRDLVRHAELLVLKHRPRLVILYSGDNDIAGGRSIESIQGEFEELTDRIRAELPEATIAVIPAKPSPSRWELVDKYHALNAEIKNVCGQHEGMVYVDIWPAMLGDDGRPRPELFRDDNLHMTPAGYTIWNDAVRELVQAEQE from the coding sequence ATGAGAAGCTTCACAATCTGCCAGGTCGCTCTGATGCTGATGACCTGCTGTCTGCACGCTGCAACGGTGCTAGCTCAGCCCGCCCAGGGCACGAAGCCGCAGACCGACCGCTGGGCCGCCGCCATGGAGGAATTTGCCCTGCAGGACGAGCGGAGCCCCTACCCCGAGGGGGGCGTCGTGCTGACCGGCAGCAGCAGCGCCCGGTTGTGGGGGGTGGAGCAGGCGTTTCCTGAGCTGGACCCGCCGATCCTGAACCGCGGCTTCGGCGGCTCGACCTACCGCGACCTGGTGCGGCACGCCGAACTTCTCGTGCTGAAGCACCGGCCCCGGCTGGTGATCCTCTATTCCGGCGACAACGACATCGCCGGCGGCCGCTCGATCGAGTCGATCCAGGGTGAGTTCGAGGAGCTGACCGACCGGATCCGCGCCGAACTGCCCGAGGCGACCATCGCCGTAATCCCGGCCAAGCCAAGCCCCTCGCGCTGGGAGCTGGTGGACAAGTACCACGCCCTCAATGCCGAGATCAAGAATGTTTGCGGCCAGCACGAGGGCATGGTGTACGTGGACATCTGGCCGGCGATGCTGGGTGACGACGGCAGGCCCCGCCCCGAGCTGTTCCGCGACGACAACCTGCACATGACCCCGGCCGGCTACACGATCTGGAACGACGCCGTGCGCGAACTTGTGCAGGCCGAGCAGGAATAG
- a CDS encoding DUF1559 domain-containing protein: MRNERHAFTLVELLVVIAIIGVLVALLLPAVQSAREAARRMSCANNIKQITLSLLSFHNTEGEFPKGAYTALTGARREDGLGWATKTLPYLEEQSVYDQLVDNDVVFNSFDFRGDPWQPNIFAAANAAGKLPLKGADAQVATFRCPSADLPDLVPDEGFFGKSGAKANYGHAVAHYKGSRGYCDRGMFLRAEEMKNRGVCNTIDINGDGVLDGGDQVEKTPFSRIKIKDITDGASKTIAIGESAYVVDIKSFPNWLGTYNEDGAILFKTQDVIKCNIGGATAFPLSGADQLRLPGGSATDDCAFGWHAGGVLFGFVDGSVRMLSENTDLRVFAILGDRMDGEVFSGL; encoded by the coding sequence ATGCGAAACGAACGCCACGCCTTTACGCTTGTTGAACTGCTAGTCGTGATCGCGATCATCGGCGTGCTGGTGGCCCTGCTGCTGCCCGCCGTGCAGTCCGCCCGCGAGGCCGCGCGGCGGATGTCGTGCGCCAACAACATCAAGCAGATCACCCTCAGCCTGCTGAGCTTCCACAACACCGAGGGCGAGTTCCCCAAGGGCGCCTACACGGCCCTGACCGGCGCCCGCCGCGAGGACGGGCTCGGCTGGGCCACCAAGACGCTCCCCTACCTCGAGGAGCAGTCGGTCTACGACCAGCTGGTCGACAACGATGTTGTGTTCAACTCGTTCGACTTCCGCGGCGACCCCTGGCAGCCGAACATCTTCGCCGCGGCCAACGCCGCCGGGAAGCTGCCGCTCAAGGGGGCCGACGCGCAGGTCGCCACGTTCCGCTGCCCGTCGGCCGACCTGCCGGACCTGGTGCCCGACGAGGGCTTCTTCGGCAAGTCGGGCGCGAAGGCGAACTACGGCCACGCGGTGGCCCACTACAAGGGCTCCCGCGGCTACTGCGACCGCGGCATGTTCCTGCGGGCCGAAGAGATGAAGAACCGCGGCGTCTGCAACACGATCGACATCAACGGCGACGGCGTGCTCGACGGTGGCGACCAGGTCGAGAAGACCCCGTTCAGCCGCATCAAGATCAAGGACATCACCGACGGCGCCTCCAAGACCATCGCGATCGGCGAGTCGGCCTACGTGGTCGACATCAAGAGCTTCCCCAACTGGCTGGGCACCTACAACGAGGACGGCGCCATCCTGTTCAAGACCCAAGACGTCATCAAGTGCAACATCGGCGGCGCCACGGCGTTCCCGCTGTCGGGCGCCGACCAGCTGCGGCTGCCGGGCGGCAGCGCCACCGACGACTGCGCCTTCGGGTGGCACGCCGGCGGCGTGCTGTTCGGCTTTGTCGACGGCTCGGTGCGGATGCTCAGCGAGAACACCGACCTGCGCGTGTTCGCGATCCTCGGCGACCGGATGGACGGGGAGGTGTTCAGTGGCCTGTAG